From a single Carassius carassius chromosome 8, fCarCar2.1, whole genome shotgun sequence genomic region:
- the LOC132145156 gene encoding leucine-rich repeat-containing protein 71-like: MKKRVEKSSKEKVDKVDSVTDEEPPKTAGNLELDFTELCKLMGVKEIPSVKIKQSTPTNRGIMGDNHFQTSLESQMTTWSSKPCLQIELENEDHGSVKEVKISGWKVDEVVLQVLSRLLPSFSNLQCLHMWRAGLTDSTFTSIRNTVFLCSNLRKVVLEGNLLPEQSYHLLIGEDSMLTDLSLRNNHIGEEGAHLIGSALSTIHSANKNLLSLNLAFNSIGDAGAIHIAQGLRLNRSLLCLSLSYNQIGDNGAAHLAEVLGHFVLTHEEIVERRKLLIKGEESTMVQPSLVSLADSHERPLSVRSSSSLDRLNKTTKNPTKKKDNPKKDEKPAPGHAAKKEEPKVAKKDNKVPRSQAGKSAGKDNNLLVSELVSEQERVDETVIPLLDPGILHTEGKVIHPGNTCLTSMNLSGNKLTEQSLKVFLSSLEGQREGGLLRLSLNKNNFHSDCDTFLKIQKIMSLRDPLKKNRSGQVEEDQGEPKTTNDA, from the exons atgaaaaaacgagTTGAAAAATCCTCCAAGGAGAAAGTGGATAAGGTGGATTCTGTGACTGACGAAGAACCGCCTAAAACTGCAG GAAATCTGGAGCTGGACTTCACAGAGCTGTGCAAACTCATGGGTGTGAAAGAGATCCCCTCTGTGAAGATAAAGCAGTCAACACCTACAAATAGAGGAATTATGG GGGACAATCATTTTCAGACATCTTTAGAAAGTCAAATGACAACGTGGTCTTCTAAGCCTTGCCTCCAGATAGAGCTGGAGAATGAAGACCACGGCAGCGTAAAGGAAGTAAAAATATCCG GATGGAAGGTGGATGAGGTGGTGCTTCAGGTGTTGAGCAGGCTATTGCCTTCCTTTAGTAACCTACAGTGCTTACA CATGTGGCGTGCAGGCCTGACGGATTCCACTTTCACCTCCATTAGAAACACAGTGTTTTTGTGCTCAAATCTCAG GAAGGTGGTTTTAGAGGGTAATCTACTCCCTGAGCAGAGTTATCACTTACTCATAGGGGAAGACAGCAT GTTGACGGACTTATCACTACGTAATAATCATATAGGAGAGGAAGGAGCTCATCTGATTGGCTCGGCTCTGTCCACTATACACTCTGCCAACAAAAACCTCCTGTCTCTCAACCTAGCCTTTAATAGTATTGGTGATGCAGGTGCAATTCACATTGCTCAG GGTCTGCGTCTCAACCGTTccctgctgtgtctgtcattatcCTACAATCAAATAGGGGATAATGGAGCAGCCCATTTAGCTGAG GTGCTTGGTCACTTTGTTTTGACACATGAGGAGATAGTTGAGAGGAGGAAGCTCTTAATTAAAGGTGAAGAATCAACAATGGTCCAGCCATCTCTAGTTAGTCTTGCAGACTCACATGAGCGGCCTCTTTCCGTCCGCAGCAGCTCTTCTCTAGATCGTCTCAACAAGACTACAAAGAACCCCACCAAAAAGAAG GACAACCCTAAGAAAGACGAGAAACCAGCGCCAGGTCATGCAGCAAAGAAAGAGGAGCCAAAGGTGGCCAAGAAAG ATAATAAAGTTCCCCGTAGTCAGGCTGGAAAATCAGCAGGCAAAGACAATAATCTACTAGTATCTGAACTAGTATCTGAACAAGAG AGAGTGGATGAGACAGTGATTCCTCTATTGGATCCTGGAATTCTGCACACTGAAGGGAAAGTCATTCATCCAGGAAACACATGCCTTACTTCTATGAATCTCTCAG gaaataaACTGACTGAGCAGTCCCTCAAGGTGTTCCTCTCCTCTCTGGAAGGCCAGCGTGAAGGTGGGCTTCTGCGTCTTTCTCTCAAC AAGAATAATTTTCACTCAGATTGTGACACCTTCCTGAAGATACAGAAGATTATGTCTCTCAGAGACCCTCTAAAGAAAAACCGCTCTGGTCAGGTGGAGGAGGATCAAGGTGAACCCAAGACCACCAATGATGCCTAA